TTGGATGTTCTTTTGATCATTGGCGGACTTACAGCAATTGCCGCACAGTTTACCAAGCTCATTCAAGTCAATGTTAAACAGCGACTGGCGTGTTCCACTATAGCCCAGATGGGTTTCATGATCATGCAATGCGGTCTTGGTTTTTTCAATGCTGCGATCACTCATCTTATTCTACATGGTTTTTATAAAGCTTCCCTTTTTCTCTCCAGCGGGGAGGAAGTGGAAAAATTAAATCCAAAGGCACCACCGGCCATTCGTATTAAATGGTATCAGGGGTTCATTGTCCTAGTATTTAGTCTTATGGGGGCGTTTCTTTTCTCCAGACTAACGGGTAAGGGTATGGATTGGGACAGCGGCATTTTTTTGACGCTGATTGCAGCTATTACCGTTGGGCAGATGACCTATAATCTTGTAAAGCAAAATCCGTTGAACGGACTGCAAAAAATAGTAATTCCACCGGTGCTTTTTATCTCCGGAATAGCTATATATGCTCTTTTCTATAGCATAGTGACCACGTTGATGACTGGCATGGAAATCATAGCCTTACCAATGGCAATTTCGCCTTTACAAATCATCTTTGGAATAATCTTCTTAACCGGATTTTTTATCATGAAACTGGGCGTCTATAGAAAGATTCCATGGCTTTACGTGAAACTCTTGAGCCTCTCCCAGCCCTCTAAAAAAACATTTTTAACATACAAGCATTAAGACCATGAATCAATTGGACATTGACATCCTCATAGATAAAGCATCTGAATATGTTGGCAACACTTGGCCCCTTTATTCATTTGTGACCTCAAATCCCCTTAACGGATTTGAAAAAGAGCATTTTTTCCAGGCAACACAACATGCCAGCACCCTTTTAGGTGCAGACATGTTTCCAAAAGCGGACGTTTATAAAAATGCTTTAAAAAGTGGAGCCATAGACGCTTTGGAAATACAAAAAATATTACAAGAAAAGGGGTATTCCCAGTCCCCAGAGTATTATTTGGAATTAATGTCAAAGCAGGCATCCACAAGAACCGAAAATTCTGAACATAGACTCGATCAATATATGGTCAAATGGCTTTCCTCCTTTATGGACGAAGGTCTGGCTGAATGGCAAATGCCCTACAAGTCGTACGGGTTTTATACGGCCTGGAGAAAACTGGCCACATTTGATGAAAGTCTCGGCCCCGTGCGCATAACCATGATTCCCAAAACCAGCGATGAAGCCCTTGAAATGGTTTTGAACGGACTTTCCGACGAGGAAATCATGAAAGCCTTTGAACACCATTTAGTGGCCCTACCGGGCTGGACAGGTTACACTAAACATAGGGTGAAAAACCTACCCACTTGGCAGCGAGAAGCCCCTATAACACTTAAGGACTATTTGGCCATAAGGCTCTGGGCAAATAAAAAACTGGGAGGTTCCCTTATAACAAATGAGGTAAGAATAGATTCTAAAAATACCATTTCGGAATTGTCATATTTATGGCTCTTGGCTTGGGAAAAAAGTTGGCAAAAACAACTTCTACAAACCCTTAAAAATTCGTCCATTGAGACTTCTGCACCCTCGGAATTTGATACCGATGCACAAATGGTATTTTGTATCGATACACGATCAGAACTTATCCGTAGACACGTTGAAAACCATGGAAACTACGAAACCTTTGGTTATGCAGGTTTTTTTGGTATCGCAATGGACTATCAAAACCCGAAAAGCGGACTTTCCCAAAAGGCCTGTCCCCCAATTTTAGATTCCAGCTACGTTGTTTCCGAAAAAGCCAAAACAGAGAAAAAAGGTTCCAAAAAAAGCTTTGACCATAAAAACGAAGTAAGGAATTTTTGGAACTATTTCCTTAAGCGAATGAAAAATATGTTGCCTTCCACCTTTGGTTTTGTTGAGGGATCTGGATTCTTCTACGGCGTCAATCTAACCTTAAGGACACTTTTTTCAAAAAGCGTATATCGATGGAAAAACAAAGAACTAAATGCCTATGAAGCGGTCTGTACACCCGAAATAAAACATACGGACAACAACGATTCGGTAAATACTTCAATTCCTTTAGCGGAAAAAGTAAACATTGTTAAATCGGCTTTCGCTCTAATGGGATGGAAGAATTTTGCACCGCTAGTGATCTTTGTGGGACACGGAAGCCATTCCGCCAACAACCCATTTGGTTCTAGTTTGGACTGTGGCGCCTGTGCCGCTACCCCGGGAAGGCACAATGCAAGGATGTTGGCCAAGCTTGCCAATGACAGTGAGGTAAGAAAATCGCTTATTGAGGAACATGACATAAAGATTCCTGAAACGACCCTTTTTGTGGGGGCGGAACATAATACCACTACGGATGAAATAGTACTTTTTGATTCAGATACGCCAAAGTCACACCAAAAGTCTTTGGCCAATCTCAAGATAAATTTTAAAAAGGCGCAAGTTTCGGCCACACAAGAAAGACTCGGGCATAAAACGAATAGTGTTTCATTGGCTCAATTAAAAGCGAGCAATTGGGGGGAAACCCGCCCGGAATGGGGACTTGCCAAAAATGCCAGTTTTATCATCGGTCCAAGAAAAATGACTCAGAATCACAATTTGGAAGGACGCTGTTTTTTACATTCCTATGATTGGAATACCGATCAGGATGGAAAATCATTGGAAGCTATTATGCAAGGTCCCATGGTAGTGACCCAATGGATCAACAACCATTATTATTTCTCTACGGTAGATAACGATGCCTTTGGAGCAGGAACCAAGACCACACACAATGTTACAGGGAAGTTTGGTGTGGTGCAGGGTAATGGTGGTGACCTTAAGCGTGGTCTTCCCTGGGAATCCCTTTATGAAGAAAAGGACAACCCATATCACCCGCCGTTAAGGCTGACCGTGGTCATTAACGCTCCACGAAAAAGAGTGAACAAAATTTTACATCGAAACGAATCGTTAAAATCCCTGATTACGAATGAATGGCTCCACCTCATCATCATGGATCCGGAAACCAAATCCGAGACCTTATGGGCACCAAGTCAACTTGCTTCCATTAAAGAAAAATATAAAGAGACCCATAAATCTTTGACAAGCAATACATATGAAGAAGTAAGTGTTTAACCAATGGGCCAGTATCTTTAGTTTTTGTTTTAGCATCACTAAAAACATATGACATCCACTTTTAAAAGCCATCGAAACGGTGGCTTTTTTTATTGGAAAACTTTCTAAACTAATTGTTTGAAATGGAATCCAAATGATTTGGCATTGTAAAACAATGTATTTTGCTATATTCGGAATTAAGAATAAAAAAATGGCAACCACTAAATCTTGGTTACGCACCCTAATAGAACTCCTGGAAGTATTTTTCAACAGCTCCCGAAGCCTAAATCGGAAACGGACTTGGAACCAACATGTAGTTCCCTACGAAAATGCTTGGGCCGTTCGCCGCGAAGGAAATAAGCGTATTACCAGCAAGCATAGAAAACAGAGTACGGCCTTAGAAAAAGCCAAAAAATTGGCCCGAAAATATAATGCGGACGTCATCATTCACCGGGAAAATGGGGAAATTCGTGACAGAATAAGTTATTCAAAACAAGACACTTAATCAAACACATCCTTCTGACATCTATTTAGGTGGAGTATTCACGGTGCTTTTTACAGGCAACCTTTAACTCATTTCATCCCACTGCCGTAAATCATTCATTTTTAAGTTTTTGTTAATACACAAATTCCTGTAAAAGGGTTATTTTATGGCGTATGCCACAGATACTCCAACCAGCTATCCGCACATTCCTAAAAATCACACCCTTTAAGCAACCCAGCAATAAAGGAAAAACCATTGCATATTTTCTATTTTCCTTACTTATTTTTTTAGGCTGTTCTCCGAAGTATACCAACGTCTCCCTTCCTATTGAAAATGTCCAAGAATTTTCACCTGCCGGCAACATGGCCTTAGAGGAAAAATGGTGGACTGCCTTTGAAGATGAACAATTGAACATATTAATTGATAGTGCCCTCCGTTCCAATATGAATCTTGCGGCCGTATGGGAACAGTTTATGGCATCCAAAGCCGTAGTGCGTAGACAGGCCTCCAATAAATGGCCACAGATAGACGCTTCGGCACAGACAGCACGTAATTTCCCGGAACCGGATTTTGTAGGTGGTGAAAACACCCAGTTAGGACTTTCTACTTCCTACGAGGTGGATTTATGGGGTAGGATCCGTACCGCCGTGCAGGCCGAAAAACTTCGGGCGGAGGCCACATTATTTGATTACAGAACGGCGGCCATTACCTTGTCCGCCCAAATTGCTTCCACATGGTATCAATTGGTGGCCGCAAAAAAGCAATTGCAGATTACGGAAGAGCAGATAGCCGTAAATGAGGATATCATCAAATTGATACGCTCCAGATTTGTAGGGGGTCAAATTAGGGCCGTGGATATCTTACGGCAAGCACAATTATTGGAAAGCACTAAGGAACAACGGATAATTTTCAGAACCAATGTGAAACTTTTAGAAAATCAACTCGCCGTACTTCTAGGCAGGCAGCCGCAAGAAGGCCTTCAATTGGAGTCCAAACCCCTGCCTACGCTCAACCAACTGCCCAAAACGGGACTACCCTTGGAGTTGGTAAGAAGAAGACCGGACATACAACGTTCCTATGCACTGTTATTGGCGGCGGATCGGGATATGGCCTCATCGGTAAAAAATAAATATCCAAGACTCTCCCTGAGTGCCAGAGGTCAGCTACGTTCCAATAATTTTGACAACCTTTTTAAGAATTGGGCCTACTCCATCGCCGGTAATTTGTTGGCCCCATTATTTTATGGAGGACGGTTAAGTGCCGAGGTAGACAGAACCGAAGCCATTAAACGCCAACGACTTTATGAATACGGTCAGGCCACCCTTATAGCTTTCCAAGAAGTGGAAAACGGGGTTACGAGAGACATCATGCAAAAAGAGCGTTTGGAAAATATTGAAAGGCAGCTGGAATTAGCCGAAAAAAGTAACAAACAATTGCGCGTGGAGTTTCTAAATGGTTTCAGTCCATACTTGGACGTGCTCCTTGGTTTGAATTCTGAACAACAGCTAAGAAGGGATTATTTGGACGCACAATTACAACAAATTCAGATTCGGATAGATTTATACCGTGCCTTGGCGGGCGGTTTTGAAACGTATCGGGAAATTGACATGGAAAAAACTAGATAAATATGACCAATAAAAAAATACTGTGGATTTGCTTGGGAATTTTAGTGGCCGGTGTAGCCGTGACCATCCTCATTTTTTCCACCGAACCTGAGGCCAAAACGGAAGGTGCCACTGTAGAAACTGCCATGTTGGTGGATGTAACGGAAGTGGAACAGGGCACCTTTGAACCGGTAATCGTGGCCACAGGCACCGTACAACCTGTAGAGGATGTACAATTGAGTTCCTTGGTATCCGGTCAAATCATTAGAAGGGACCAAGCATTTACTCCTGGGGGATATGTAAAAAAGAATCAGGTTTTGCTTCAGATAGATCCATCGGATTATGAAAATACCCTGGCACTCCGTAAAAGTGAATTGTTACAGTCCCAAACTACGCTCGATACCGAAATGGGCCGGCAACAAATCGCTTCCCAAGACCTTCAGCTTATCGTGGACGATTCCTTGTTTGGCAGCAATCCTTTATCGGACGAAGAACGACAGCTCGTACTTAGAAAACCACAATTAAACGCGGTAAAAGCTACAATTGAAGCTGCCAAGGCTTCGGTAAAACAGGCCCAACTCAATCTCGAAAGAACAACGATAAGGGCGCCTTTTGACGCACATATTCTTACCCAAAATGTTTCCAAGGGATCACAGGTTTCGCAGGGCGATAACTTGGGCAGAATCGTAGGAACGGATTATTACTGGGTCGTCGCCACGGTTCCCGTATCCAAACTGCAATGGTTGAAATTCCCAAAAAACAGTTCCGACCAAGGATCTACAGTACGAATAGAAAATCCCACTACCTGGCCTAAGGGAACCTATAGGGAAGGTTTTTTAGACCGCCAAATTGGTGCACTGGACGGGCAGACCAGATTGGCCCGTGTATTGGTACGTGTGGAGGATCCGCTAGGTCAAAAAACAAGTTCTGAAACTAAACCTATGTTGATCATAGGTTCCTTTGTGGATGTTTTCATCAACGCCAACCCTGTTAAAAATGTAGTACGGATAGATAAAGGTCTAGTTCGCAGTAGTGAGACCGTTTGGGTGATGAAGGATGACAAGTTGGAAATTCGAGAAGTGGATATCGCCCTGACGGATGACCAATATGCCTATATATCAAACGGATTACAAACTGGCGACAAAGTGGTCACAACAGATTTGAGCACGGTAAGTAACGGTATTGGCTTACGTACCGAAGGAACAAAAACGGAGAATACATCAGAATAAAAATCCATGGAAGAAAAAGAAAAGGCCCAAAAAAATAGCCCAAGAAAGGAAGGTGCCATCGCCTATATGGCCCGAAATTCCATTGCTACAAATTTATTGATGTTATTGTTGTTGTGTGGTGGAATCTTTACGATGTACACCATTCAAAAGGAAGTTTTCCCGGAATTCCAATTGGATTTCGTAGAGGTATCCGTTGCCTACCCGGGCGCGTCCCCGGCAGAGGTAGAACAGGGAATTTTGCAACCTGTGGAAGAAGCTGTTCGAGGCGTCAATGGGATAAAGGAAATTGTGTCCGAAGCACGTGAGGGATCGGGACAAGTTACCATTGAATTGGTGGCAGGCACCGAAAGAATGAGGGCCTTTCAGGATATTGACCAGGCCATCAACAGAATACGGACCTTCCCCGATGACATTGAGGAACCCGAAGTAGCCCTCCAAAACCGCCAGAGGGATGTAATTCAAATTGGGCTGTTCGGAAATGCGGATATCTGGACGCTAAGACAGCTTGCGGAACGATTACGGACCATTTTACTGAACAATCCAGAAATTACCCAGGTGGAACTAGGTAACGTTCCAGAATATGAAACCCGGATAGAAGTACCGCGTAAAAACCTGCAAAAGTATAATCTTACCTTGGGCCAAATCGCGGATATCATCAGACAAAGCAGTAGCGATGTTCCCGCTGGAGCGGTACAAACACAAAGTGGGGAAATTCTACTGCGTATGCAGGAAAGGAAACAATGGGCCGAAGAGTTCGGCAACATTACTATCGTTTCTTCCAGTGATGGTGCCAAGTTACTTCTTAGGGACATCGCGACGATTACGGACGGTTTTGAGGAAATCGGTTTTCATGGTCAGTTCAACCAAGAAAATTACGTGGAACTTCGAATCTTTAGAATTGGTGATCAATCCCCATTGAAAATTGCAGAGGAAGTACAAGGTATCTTGGATGATTTCCAATTACCACCCGGCATAAAATATAGAACGGATAGCAACAGGGCGGCGGATTATGAAGAGCGACTTTCCCTATTGACCGAGAATGGGGTGCTTGCCATCTTGATCGTATTGGTCATATTAACCCTATTTTTGGAATACAGACTGGCATTCTGGGTCATGATGGGCATGACGGTCTCCTTTATCGGGGGAATGATCTTACTGCCATTGATAGGAATCAGCGTAAATATGATATCTATGTTCGGATTTTTGGTAGTTCTAGGTATTGTGGTGGATGATGCCATTGTGGTTGGTGAAAACGTGTACGAGTACAGGCAAAAGGGTCTTAGCCCCATTAAAGCTGCCATTGAAGGTACCAAGGATGTCTCGTTACCGGTTACGTTTAGTATTGTAACCACCATTATTGCTTTTGTACCCCTGCTTTTTATGCCCGGGGAAACCGGCAAATTTTGGCAGCCCTTACCAGCTGTGGTCATCGTAATACTTTCTGTATCCTTGATAGAGGCACTATTTATACTTCCCTCCCACTTGGCTCACTTAAAAAAGGAAAAGAACAAAAATAAATGGGTCCGAAAATTGGAAGGTTGGCAAGGGGCTTTTGCCAAAGGCTTTGATAACTTCATCGAAAAAAGATACAGGCCTATTCTGGACAAATGCCTTCAATACAGATATATCACACTTTGTGCGGCCGTTACGTTATTATTGATCGTTGGCGGATATGGTTATAGTGGCCACATGGGCATGATAATGATGCCAGAAGTTGCCGCTGATGAAATTGAATGCGGGGTGAGGCTTCCCGTAGGAACGACACCGGACCAGGCCGCAAAAGTTGCGAATGAAATTTCCGATGCCACACAACGTATGTTCGAAGAACATAATCTTTACGAAGTTGCGGAAGGTATAAAAACCAACGTAAGGGGACAAAACTTTATTGATGTAGAAATCGTCATGTTGCCGCCGGACCAACGTGATATCACCGCAGGGGAAATGATTGCCCTTTGGCGTGATAATATAGGGGACATTCAAGGCGTAGACCAAATTACGTTTGAGGCGGAGCGTGGGCCCGGAGGCGCCAGACAGGCAATAAGTGTGGATTTGAGCCATTCGGACATCGATGTGTTAGAGCGTGCGAGTGCTTCTTTCGTGGAGCGAATGAAGGCCTTTTCCAATACACGCGATGTTACCGATAATTACAATAAGGGGAAATTACAATATGATTTTAAACTTCTACCGCAAGGAAGAAACCTCGGCCTAACTTCAGATGAAATTGGTCGGCAAGTTCGCGACGGCTTCTTTGGGGCATTGGCCATGCGCCAACTAAGGGGCATGAACGAGATAGAGGTTCGGGTAAAACTACCGCTAGAAGAGCGCAAGGACATTAAAAATCTGCAAGACTTTCTTATTCGCACTTCGGACGGGATTGAAGTTCCCTTAATGGATGTGGTGGAAGTTGAGCAGCGCGAGGCATTTACGAGTATAAACAGAAGGGATGGTAGAAGGGTCGTCAATGTAGGGATGGACGTGGAGCCTGCCAATTCCGTTAGTAGGGTGTTGGCCTCCATGCAAGAAGAGGTCCTGCCCCAACTCAGAAGTGATTTCCCGGGCACCACCTGGACCTTTGAAGGTAGCCAGGCAGATATGCGGGAAAGTACCAATACGTTAAAGGCCGGATTTTCCATTGCCATGTTATTGATATACGCACTCTTGGCCATAGCTTTTAGTAGTTACACCCAACCATTGATCGTGATGACGGCCATTCCGTTCGGAATCGTGGGTGCTGTTATAGGTCATATTTTATTAGGGTACGACCTCTCCTTGGTCAGTCTCATGGGGGTTATAGCCCTTTCAGGTGTAGTTGTAAACGATTCCCTTATTATGATAGACTATGCAAATAAACGCCGATTGGCAGGAGACTCCATATATGAATCCATTCATGAAGCCGGACTTCGCAGGTTCAGGCCCATTATCCTAACAACGATGACCACGTTTGGCGGATTGGCACCAATAATTCTTGAGACTTCCAGTCAGGCATTTTATTTAATACCCATGGCCATTTCGTTAGGTTTCGGAATCATTTTTGCCACCACGATCATCCTAGTGATCGTACCTTGTCTTTATTTGGTTCTGGAAGACATAAAACTTATGCGTAAAAAAGGTAGTACGGTGAAACGGGTCGATGTTCTTGAGGCGTAGCTAAGGCTCTCCTCTCTAAACGTTAAGCGTCATAAAAATTGCTTTTTGAATTACTAAAATTCAGCAAGTTCCAATACATTGAATCAAAACAAAAGAAGACACCATGGACAAGGAAGAATTATTAGGTAAGGAATTAAGCAATCTCTATGCTATTTCAAAACAAGTAAACCATTATTTCAACGATAGTGATATCAGTTTTTTGAGCGAACGAAGAAAGGTGATTCTGGAGGATTACCTAAAAATAAGTTGTAAGAATGAAGTGGAAATAGCCGAAACACTTCGGCATATCAATGTAAACCCTGGCAACACCACGGATTCCATCGTAAACGAAATAACGGAAAACCTACAGGAGATAATCTCTCATAACGGGTTTAAAAAAGATTCAAAGCAACTAAGTTACATGATGTCATTGAATCGTTTGATCAGTTATCACGTTGCGAACATTGAAAACATAGGCTTTTTGCTCAATGAGGTGGAGCTAAAAAATGCCTCTTAAATCTTGATTGAATTAAACAACTCCTTTTACAAGTAAGCCAAAATATTTTCTCAGATCGAAATGTCAATGGGAAGCAATTTTGGCTTGGGCATTTCCCTTTACTTTAATAACTTTTCTAAAATGATTGGTACGCCTCGTACCCTTGAAATTTTGGTTTTAGAGAATATTTAGAACACCTTCCTTCTGTGTCTCAATATTTTGAAGAATCAGATTCTATCCTGCAATTTTTAGCGAAGGATGGTCTACCGAAATTTAGTCCGCGACACGAGGTCCGCAATTTGAGTTATATAAACCATCCGCCTTGCCATTCTTTATATTCAAAAAGTATCCTTTATCCAATTATAAGGTTTTCTTTTTACCCAATTTCCCCGTGTAAAATCAGGGAAATCCTGGGGCTCCCCATTATTGGCTATGGACTGTTCGGATAACGGGGTAATAGCACTCCATGCCGCCGCGTCATAGGCATTCATAGGTGGAGCTATGTTTTCTTTGGCAGATTCAACAAAAGAATTGATAACAAAAAAGTCCATTCCACCATGTCCAGCACCAGTGGCATACTCTCCATATTTTTGCCATAAAGGATGGTCATATTTTTTTAACCACTCATCTGCAGAATCCCAACGATGCGGTTCGGAATGACCTTCTATATATATTCTGTTACCATCCACTTCCCATAGTCCATTGGCACCTTGTACCCGAAATCCCAAGGAATAGGGTCTTGGAAGGTTGCAGTCATGCGTCACGATAATGGTTTCTCCATTAGACGTATCTATAG
This window of the Maribacter cobaltidurans genome carries:
- a CDS encoding DUF2309 domain-containing protein → MNQLDIDILIDKASEYVGNTWPLYSFVTSNPLNGFEKEHFFQATQHASTLLGADMFPKADVYKNALKSGAIDALEIQKILQEKGYSQSPEYYLELMSKQASTRTENSEHRLDQYMVKWLSSFMDEGLAEWQMPYKSYGFYTAWRKLATFDESLGPVRITMIPKTSDEALEMVLNGLSDEEIMKAFEHHLVALPGWTGYTKHRVKNLPTWQREAPITLKDYLAIRLWANKKLGGSLITNEVRIDSKNTISELSYLWLLAWEKSWQKQLLQTLKNSSIETSAPSEFDTDAQMVFCIDTRSELIRRHVENHGNYETFGYAGFFGIAMDYQNPKSGLSQKACPPILDSSYVVSEKAKTEKKGSKKSFDHKNEVRNFWNYFLKRMKNMLPSTFGFVEGSGFFYGVNLTLRTLFSKSVYRWKNKELNAYEAVCTPEIKHTDNNDSVNTSIPLAEKVNIVKSAFALMGWKNFAPLVIFVGHGSHSANNPFGSSLDCGACAATPGRHNARMLAKLANDSEVRKSLIEEHDIKIPETTLFVGAEHNTTTDEIVLFDSDTPKSHQKSLANLKINFKKAQVSATQERLGHKTNSVSLAQLKASNWGETRPEWGLAKNASFIIGPRKMTQNHNLEGRCFLHSYDWNTDQDGKSLEAIMQGPMVVTQWINNHYYFSTVDNDAFGAGTKTTHNVTGKFGVVQGNGGDLKRGLPWESLYEEKDNPYHPPLRLTVVINAPRKRVNKILHRNESLKSLITNEWLHLIIMDPETKSETLWAPSQLASIKEKYKETHKSLTSNTYEEVSV
- a CDS encoding efflux RND transporter permease subunit, which gives rise to MEEKEKAQKNSPRKEGAIAYMARNSIATNLLMLLLLCGGIFTMYTIQKEVFPEFQLDFVEVSVAYPGASPAEVEQGILQPVEEAVRGVNGIKEIVSEAREGSGQVTIELVAGTERMRAFQDIDQAINRIRTFPDDIEEPEVALQNRQRDVIQIGLFGNADIWTLRQLAERLRTILLNNPEITQVELGNVPEYETRIEVPRKNLQKYNLTLGQIADIIRQSSSDVPAGAVQTQSGEILLRMQERKQWAEEFGNITIVSSSDGAKLLLRDIATITDGFEEIGFHGQFNQENYVELRIFRIGDQSPLKIAEEVQGILDDFQLPPGIKYRTDSNRAADYEERLSLLTENGVLAILIVLVILTLFLEYRLAFWVMMGMTVSFIGGMILLPLIGISVNMISMFGFLVVLGIVVDDAIVVGENVYEYRQKGLSPIKAAIEGTKDVSLPVTFSIVTTIIAFVPLLFMPGETGKFWQPLPAVVIVILSVSLIEALFILPSHLAHLKKEKNKNKWVRKLEGWQGAFAKGFDNFIEKRYRPILDKCLQYRYITLCAAVTLLLIVGGYGYSGHMGMIMMPEVAADEIECGVRLPVGTTPDQAAKVANEISDATQRMFEEHNLYEVAEGIKTNVRGQNFIDVEIVMLPPDQRDITAGEMIALWRDNIGDIQGVDQITFEAERGPGGARQAISVDLSHSDIDVLERASASFVERMKAFSNTRDVTDNYNKGKLQYDFKLLPQGRNLGLTSDEIGRQVRDGFFGALAMRQLRGMNEIEVRVKLPLEERKDIKNLQDFLIRTSDGIEVPLMDVVEVEQREAFTSINRRDGRRVVNVGMDVEPANSVSRVLASMQEEVLPQLRSDFPGTTWTFEGSQADMRESTNTLKAGFSIAMLLIYALLAIAFSSYTQPLIVMTAIPFGIVGAVIGHILLGYDLSLVSLMGVIALSGVVVNDSLIMIDYANKRRLAGDSIYESIHEAGLRRFRPIILTTMTTFGGLAPIILETSSQAFYLIPMAISLGFGIIFATTIILVIVPCLYLVLEDIKLMRKKGSTVKRVDVLEA
- a CDS encoding efflux transporter outer membrane subunit, yielding MPQILQPAIRTFLKITPFKQPSNKGKTIAYFLFSLLIFLGCSPKYTNVSLPIENVQEFSPAGNMALEEKWWTAFEDEQLNILIDSALRSNMNLAAVWEQFMASKAVVRRQASNKWPQIDASAQTARNFPEPDFVGGENTQLGLSTSYEVDLWGRIRTAVQAEKLRAEATLFDYRTAAITLSAQIASTWYQLVAAKKQLQITEEQIAVNEDIIKLIRSRFVGGQIRAVDILRQAQLLESTKEQRIIFRTNVKLLENQLAVLLGRQPQEGLQLESKPLPTLNQLPKTGLPLELVRRRPDIQRSYALLLAADRDMASSVKNKYPRLSLSARGQLRSNNFDNLFKNWAYSIAGNLLAPLFYGGRLSAEVDRTEAIKRQRLYEYGQATLIAFQEVENGVTRDIMQKERLENIERQLELAEKSNKQLRVEFLNGFSPYLDVLLGLNSEQQLRRDYLDAQLQQIQIRIDLYRALAGGFETYREIDMEKTR
- a CDS encoding DUF2188 domain-containing protein codes for the protein MATTKSWLRTLIELLEVFFNSSRSLNRKRTWNQHVVPYENAWAVRREGNKRITSKHRKQSTALEKAKKLARKYNADVIIHRENGEIRDRISYSKQDT
- a CDS encoding efflux RND transporter periplasmic adaptor subunit, whose translation is MTNKKILWICLGILVAGVAVTILIFSTEPEAKTEGATVETAMLVDVTEVEQGTFEPVIVATGTVQPVEDVQLSSLVSGQIIRRDQAFTPGGYVKKNQVLLQIDPSDYENTLALRKSELLQSQTTLDTEMGRQQIASQDLQLIVDDSLFGSNPLSDEERQLVLRKPQLNAVKATIEAAKASVKQAQLNLERTTIRAPFDAHILTQNVSKGSQVSQGDNLGRIVGTDYYWVVATVPVSKLQWLKFPKNSSDQGSTVRIENPTTWPKGTYREGFLDRQIGALDGQTRLARVLVRVEDPLGQKTSSETKPMLIIGSFVDVFINANPVKNVVRIDKGLVRSSETVWVMKDDKLEIREVDIALTDDQYAYISNGLQTGDKVVTTDLSTVSNGIGLRTEGTKTENTSE